The following are from one region of the Phycisphaerales bacterium genome:
- a CDS encoding Fe(2+)-trafficking protein, with protein sequence MDLETRIAQFENMSREDPDNDMAHFSLANAYAQAGRHEDAAASYMRCIELNPAMSKAYQLAGEQLIEAGQTEEATELLTTGYKSATERGDRMPATAMKGMLEKLGAPVPEVQEKKPTAEELEEGDFLCQRTGKRGHQLPRPPFKGPIGQWIYENISKETWDAWIGQGTKVINELRLDLSQDKDAQMYDQHMYEYLGLDEATLDQLRAGSAS encoded by the coding sequence ATGGATCTTGAAACCCGCATCGCCCAGTTCGAGAACATGTCGCGGGAGGACCCCGACAACGACATGGCCCACTTCTCGCTGGCCAACGCCTACGCCCAGGCCGGCAGGCACGAAGACGCCGCCGCCAGCTACATGCGCTGCATCGAGCTCAACCCCGCCATGAGCAAGGCGTACCAACTCGCCGGCGAGCAGCTCATCGAGGCAGGGCAGACCGAGGAAGCCACCGAGCTCCTGACCACCGGTTACAAGAGCGCCACCGAGCGCGGCGACCGCATGCCCGCCACCGCCATGAAGGGCATGCTCGAGAAGCTCGGCGCGCCCGTGCCCGAGGTGCAGGAGAAGAAGCCAACCGCCGAAGAGCTCGAAGAGGGCGACTTCCTCTGCCAGCGCACCGGCAAGCGGGGCCACCAGCTCCCGCGGCCCCCCTTCAAGGGCCCCATCGGCCAGTGGATCTACGAGAACATCAGCAAGGAGACCTGGGACGCCTGGATCGGCCAGGGGACGAAGGTCATTAACGAGCTCCGCCTGGACCTCAGCCAGGACAAGGACGCCCAGATGTACGACCAGCACATGTACGAGTACCTGGGGCTCGACGAGGCAACCCTCGACCAGCTCCGCGCCGGCTCGGCGAGCTGA
- the groL gene encoding chaperonin GroEL (60 kDa chaperone family; promotes refolding of misfolded polypeptides especially under stressful conditions; forms two stacked rings of heptamers to form a barrel-shaped 14mer; ends can be capped by GroES; misfolded proteins enter the barrel where they are refolded when GroES binds), with protein sequence MAAKDIAYDNDARERILRGVQKLAQAVKVTLGPSGRVVAIQKSFGAPTVTKDGVTVAKEIELEDPYENMGAQMVKSVASKASKDAGDGTTTATIYAEAIYSEGLKNITAGANANEVKRGIEKAVDAIVAELQSMSKKVSSSKEIAQVGTCSANQDAEIGDIIAKAMDKVGKDGVITVEEGKSLDTEVELVEGMQFDKGYLSPHFVTDAANMECVLEDCYVLIHEKKLSSAKDLVPILGKVAESGKSLLIIAEDVDSDALAMLVVNKLRGVLKVAAVKAPGFGDRRKAMLEDIGILTGGTAVMEELAIDMEKLELRELGRAKKVVIDKDNTTIIEGAGKSADIKGRIDMIRHQIDAASSDYDREKLEERLAKLAGGVAQINVGAATEVEMKEKKARVEDALHACRAAVEEGILPGGGTAVLRARKKLDALRKKAGGDEGLGVDIVWRALSAPIKQIARNCDLEGSLIASKVEESSDASFGFNALTREYGDLVKMGVIVPTKVERVALENAASVAGLLLTTEAAVVERKEKKAKVPMAGGDDFDY encoded by the coding sequence ATGGCTGCGAAAGACATCGCATACGACAACGACGCACGCGAGCGGATCCTCCGCGGCGTGCAGAAACTCGCCCAGGCCGTCAAGGTCACCCTGGGCCCCTCGGGCCGCGTGGTGGCGATCCAGAAGTCCTTCGGCGCCCCCACCGTCACCAAGGACGGCGTGACGGTCGCCAAGGAGATCGAGCTCGAAGATCCCTACGAGAACATGGGCGCCCAGATGGTCAAGAGCGTGGCTTCCAAGGCCTCCAAGGACGCCGGCGACGGCACCACCACCGCCACCATCTACGCCGAGGCCATCTATAGCGAGGGCCTGAAGAACATCACCGCCGGCGCCAACGCCAACGAGGTGAAGCGCGGCATCGAGAAGGCCGTCGACGCCATCGTCGCCGAGCTCCAGAGCATGTCCAAGAAGGTCTCTTCCAGCAAGGAGATCGCCCAGGTGGGCACGTGCAGCGCCAACCAGGACGCCGAGATCGGCGACATCATCGCCAAGGCGATGGACAAGGTCGGCAAGGACGGCGTCATCACCGTCGAAGAGGGCAAGAGCCTGGACACCGAGGTCGAGCTGGTCGAGGGCATGCAGTTCGACAAGGGCTACCTGAGCCCCCACTTCGTCACCGACGCGGCCAACATGGAGTGCGTGCTCGAGGACTGCTACGTCCTGATCCACGAGAAGAAGCTCAGCAGCGCCAAGGACCTGGTGCCAATCCTGGGCAAGGTCGCCGAGAGCGGCAAGAGCCTGCTGATCATCGCCGAGGACGTCGACAGCGACGCCCTGGCCATGCTCGTGGTCAACAAGCTGCGGGGCGTCCTGAAGGTCGCCGCCGTCAAGGCCCCGGGCTTCGGTGACCGCCGCAAGGCCATGCTCGAGGACATCGGCATCCTGACCGGCGGCACCGCCGTGATGGAAGAGCTTGCCATCGACATGGAGAAGCTCGAGCTGCGCGAGCTGGGCCGGGCCAAGAAGGTCGTGATCGACAAGGACAACACGACCATCATCGAGGGCGCCGGCAAGAGCGCCGACATCAAGGGCCGGATCGACATGATCCGCCACCAGATCGACGCGGCCAGCAGCGACTACGACCGCGAGAAGCTCGAGGAGCGCCTGGCCAAGCTGGCCGGCGGCGTCGCCCAGATCAACGTCGGGGCGGCCACCGAGGTCGAGATGAAGGAGAAGAAGGCCCGCGTCGAGGACGCCCTGCACGCCTGCCGGGCGGCCGTCGAAGAGGGCATCCTGCCCGGCGGCGGCACGGCCGTGCTCCGCGCCCGCAAGAAGCTGGACGCCCTGCGCAAGAAGGCCGGCGGCGACGAGGGCCTGGGCGTCGACATCGTGTGGCGGGCCCTGAGCGCCCCGATCAAGCAGATCGCCAGGAACTGCGACCTGGAGGGCTCGCTCATCGCCAGCAAGGTCGAGGAGAGCAGCGACGCGAGCTTCGGCTTCAACGCGCTCACCCGCGAGTACGGCGACCTGGTGAAGATGGGCGTGATCGTGCCGACCAAGGTCGAGCGCGTGGCCCTGGAGAACGCCGCGAGCGTCGCCGGCCTGCTGCTGACCACCGAGGCCGCGGTGGTGGAGCGCAAGGAGAAGAAGGCGAAGGTGCCGATGGCGGGTGGGGATGATTTTGATTATTGA